In a genomic window of Nyctibius grandis isolate bNycGra1 chromosome 4, bNycGra1.pri, whole genome shotgun sequence:
- the BBIP1 gene encoding BBSome-interacting protein 1 yields the protein MPEGKAAFREVLPKQGQLSVEDTAAMVLCKPKVLPLKSVSLEKLEKLQRAALEAARPPEEAPPPGP from the exons ATGCCCGAGGGGAAGGCCGCGTTCCGGGAGGTGCTGCCCAAGCAAG GGCAGCTGTCGGTGGAGGACACGGCCGCCATGGTGCTGTGCAAGCCTAAGGTGCTGCCCCTCAAGTCGGTGTCgctggagaagctggagaagctgcagcGGGCGGCGCTGGAGGCGGCGCGGCCGCCCGAGGAGGCACCGCCGCCTGGGCCCTAG
- the PDCD4 gene encoding programmed cell death protein 4, which produces MEIEKEHIYVNPTELESQSDALFSGDEENGGSEERKTEINGNWIPATSITEAKINAKAKRRLRKSSSRDSGRGDSVSDNGETLKIGVVVPTSPKGKLLDRRSRSGKGRGLPKKGGAGGKGVWGTPGEVYDVEEVDIKDPNYDDDQENCVYETVVLPLDERAFEKTLTPIIQEYFEHGDTNEVSEMLKDLNLGEMKYSVPVLAVSLALEGKASHREMTSKLISDLCGTVVSKTDVEKSFDRLLKELPELVLDSPRAPQLVGQFIARAVGDGILSSTYIDGYKGTVDCVQARAALDRATVLLSMTKGGKRIDNVWGSRGGQQSVKHLAKEIDMLLREYLLSGDVLEAERCLQELEVPHFHHELVYEAVLMVLESTGEKTFKMILDLLTSLWKSSVITMDQMKRGYERVYCEIPDINLDVPHSYSVLERFVEECFQAGIISKPLRDLCPSRGRKRFVSEGDGGRLKLESY; this is translated from the exons ATGGAAATAGAAAAGGAGCACATTTATGTTAACCCAACAG AACTTGAGAGTCAAAGTGATGCTCTATTTTCCGGTGATGAAGAAAATGGTGGGTCTGAGGAACGAAagactgaaatcaatggaaattgGATTCCTGCAACTTCAATTACTGAAGCCAAAATAAATGCTAAAGCAAAGAGACGGCTGAGGAAAAGTTCTTCTAGAGATTCTGGGAGAGGAGACTCTGTTAGTGACAATGGAGAGACACTGAAGATTGGAGTAGTTGTACCAACAAGCCCAAAGGGGAAACTCCTGGACAGGCGATCCCGGTCTGGAAAAGGAAGGGGTCTACCAAAGAAAG GTGGAGCAGGTGGTAAAGGAGTTTGGGGAACACCAGGTGAAGTGTATGATGTTGAAGAAGTAGATATTAAGGATCCTAATTATGATGATGATCAG gagaACTGTGTCTATGAAACAGTAGTTCTACCTCTGGATGaaagagcatttgaaaaaaCTTTAACACCAATCATACAGGAGTATTTTGAACATGGAGATACTAATGAAGTTTCG GAGATGCTGAAGGATTTAAACCTTGGTGAAATGAAATACAGTGTGCCAGTGCTGGCTGTTTCCTTGGCATTAGAGGGGAAGGCTAGCCACAGGGAAATGACATCTAAGCTTATCTCTGACCTTTGCGGGACAGTAGTAAGCAAAACTGATGTGGAGAAGTCCTTTGATAGACTGCTTAAAGAACTACCTGAATTGGTGTTGGATTCTCCCAGGGCACCACAG TTGGTGGGCCAGTTTATTGCTAGAGCTGTTGGAGATGGGATTCTAAGCAGTACCTACATAGATGGCTACAAAGGCACTGTGGATTGTGTCCAAGCTCG AGCTGCGCTGGACCGAGCTACTGTGTTGCTGAGTATGACAAAGGGTGGAAAGCGTATAGACAACGTGTGGGGGTCAAGAGGTGGCCAACAGTCTGTGAAACACCTTGCTAAAGAG ATTGATATGTTGCTGAGAGAGTATTTGCTTTCTGGAGATGTACTGGAAGCTGAACGTTGTCTTCAGGAACTGGAAGTACCCCATTTTCACCACGAACTTGTATATGAA GCTGTTTTGATGGTTTTGGAGTCAACTggagaaaagacctttaaaatgaTACTGGATTTGTTGACATCTCTCTGGAAGTCCTCTGTCATTACTATGGACCAAATGAAAAGA GGCTATGAACGAGTTTACTGTGAAATCCCAGATATTAACCTGGATGTGCCACACTCGTATTCTGTGCTTGAGCGGTTTGTAGAGGAATGCTTTCAGGCTGGAATAATCTCCAAACCACTGAGAGACCTCTGTCCTTCCAG GGGCAGAAAGCGTTTTGTGAGTGAAGGAGATGGAGGTCGTCTTAAGCTAGAAAGCTACTGA